From the genome of Virgibacillus proomii, one region includes:
- a CDS encoding bifunctional transcriptional activator/DNA repair enzyme AdaA, protein MRSSITEEQWQAIITNDTSYDHVFLYGVCSTGIFCRPSCKTRNPKKEYVRIFKDAQHALAKGFRPCKRCKPCQLRMPDEEWVLQIKTYINKHYHEPLTLALLADHCHGSPYHLQRTFKRITEMSPANYIQRIRIKHAKRELIQTNRSIAEIGVKVGLPNTSYFITLFKQQTGKTPKQYRITFGKEQLE, encoded by the coding sequence ATGAGAAGCTCCATAACAGAAGAGCAATGGCAAGCCATTATAACAAATGACACTTCTTATGATCATGTCTTTCTATACGGTGTCTGCTCAACGGGCATCTTCTGTCGTCCCTCCTGTAAAACGCGAAATCCCAAGAAGGAATATGTTCGTATCTTCAAAGATGCCCAGCATGCATTGGCAAAAGGATTTCGTCCTTGCAAACGGTGTAAACCATGCCAATTACGAATGCCAGATGAGGAATGGGTTCTGCAAATTAAAACGTATATTAACAAGCATTACCACGAACCATTAACATTAGCTCTGTTAGCGGACCATTGTCATGGCAGCCCTTACCATTTGCAAAGAACGTTTAAAAGAATCACAGAGATGTCACCAGCCAATTATATCCAACGTATACGGATAAAGCATGCAAAACGGGAATTGATCCAAACCAACCGCTCTATTGCAGAAATTGGTGTAAAAGTTGGATTACCGAATACTTCCTATTTCATTACCTTATTCAAACAACAAACAGGGAAAACCCCTAAACAATACCGAATAACTTTTGGAAAGGAGCAGCTGGAATAA
- a CDS encoding DUF2087 domain-containing protein produces MDERYVITEEEKKKILEVYFKQGIDERLDVFPSKEKRKLIVMQNISRHFEPSIIYSEMEVNEILKAIYSDFAILRRYLIDYGFIERSRDCTKYWVKD; encoded by the coding sequence ATGGATGAACGCTATGTAATTACGGAAGAAGAAAAGAAAAAGATATTAGAGGTATATTTTAAACAGGGAATTGATGAGAGACTGGATGTTTTTCCAAGTAAGGAAAAAAGAAAGTTAATTGTAATGCAAAATATTTCAAGGCATTTTGAACCAAGTATTATTTACTCAGAAATGGAAGTGAATGAGATATTAAAAGCTATATACAGTGATTTTGCTATTCTTAGAAGATATTTAATTGACTATGGATTTATAGAGCGTAGCAGGGATTGTACCAAATACTGGGTGAAAGATTAG
- a CDS encoding MerR family transcriptional regulator, which yields MKIKDVCAQTGLTRKAIEYYESKGLIDPIKEENGYRFFSNNDVKTLKEISLLRKLELSTSEISEILNSKEPNQVLLQVQETKQLQQSMLQRKVVLLRKLVEGHHPSEINKELEAMEKSLSIKERLLHKFPGYVGKLFILHFGTYLEVPIETTEQEEAYNEVIRFLDNLEEMELSVEIQKLLNEVTLLMTDLSMNDEEISNWNKEKIEFVNNPKTWIRENKSIIQQYNRIKNTDEFLKFKPLSNRLKQFMQSSGYYNIFIPAMCKLSPDYAKYQEQLLSVNNKYKSEISEM from the coding sequence ATGAAAATAAAAGACGTTTGTGCACAAACAGGTTTAACTAGAAAGGCAATTGAATACTATGAATCGAAAGGATTAATCGACCCGATAAAAGAAGAGAACGGTTATCGTTTTTTCTCAAATAATGATGTAAAAACTTTAAAGGAAATTTCCTTATTAAGAAAACTGGAATTATCTACAAGTGAAATTAGTGAAATTTTAAATTCTAAAGAACCTAATCAAGTGCTATTACAAGTGCAAGAAACAAAACAGTTGCAGCAGTCAATGTTACAAAGGAAAGTAGTTTTGTTGAGGAAATTAGTTGAAGGCCATCATCCGAGCGAGATTAACAAGGAATTAGAGGCAATGGAAAAAAGTTTATCCATAAAAGAGCGATTGTTACATAAATTTCCTGGATACGTTGGCAAATTATTTATCCTTCATTTCGGTACATATTTGGAAGTTCCCATAGAGACTACTGAACAAGAAGAAGCGTATAATGAAGTGATTAGATTCTTAGATAATCTGGAGGAAATGGAACTATCAGTGGAAATACAAAAACTATTGAATGAAGTAACTTTATTGATGACTGATTTATCCATGAACGATGAAGAGATTTCGAACTGGAATAAAGAAAAGATAGAGTTTGTTAATAACCCGAAAACTTGGATAAGAGAAAATAAATCTATCATCCAACAATATAATCGTATAAAAAACACGGATGAATTTTTGAAATTCAAACCACTTTCTAATCGTTTAAAACAGTTTATGCAATCAAGTGGATATTATAATATTTTTATTCCTGCAATGTGCAAGTTAAGTCCTGACTATGCTAAATATCAAGAACAGCTTTTAAGTGTAAATAACAAATATAAAAGTGAGATTTCAGAAATGTGA
- a CDS encoding bifunctional metallophosphatase/5'-nucleotidase → MKNKLFRSLIVKFMLTLILFFLMLPVQSFAESKVPIKENNPEEYTQAEASIPQQDVTETENKTDPNEKAQADEQPTNHETTYTEKTAELTKEKAFKETELQELEKEQPTSVTHPNDNKSQANVESISSSSEENFELTVMHMNDTHAHLDNMPNMYTAIKEIREEGSSLLLHGGDVFSGTLYFNEYKGQADLALMNLMGFDAMVYGNHEFDLGSQEGNHQSLAAFVKGANFPLLGTNVDFSKDTHMKNLVHATPAVENATGGKTYHSIVKNIDGEKVGIFGLTTEDTAAISSPMNVQFKNYLQSAKEAVKQLKDAGINKIIAVTHLGYDSNPAVGNDLNLAEVNGIDVIVGGHSHTALQQPVIVTKDNNGNDKDPTVIVQAGQYAENLGRLDVVFDEEGVLQKHQGKLIPVKEKQADRKISEALKPYSDKIESIRNEPSGAIALKDISNPRQEKPGDDSVRANETELGNLVTDAMLAKAKEKFPETVIALQNGGGIRAPIHKGEITVGEIIEILPFGNDPVVASVTGSELKEILEHSVRLAPAENGGFLHVSGMKFMYDSSKKAGNRVLNMEVKKDDTYVPINMEVKYIITTNQFTAQGGDGFDTFAKIYAAGRVKNIGEIDWQQLRDYMVNEKYLNRKVDPIREGRIIDITRNEVPESPEELKNPENPNETPTTSENPKDAKQPVKPDNKDETPDKASDDKPGVKDDNKKGGSMMVNNTINKGIGGKQLPNTATPIYTTLLIGSLLVIIGAAIFIYRRYKLKEQ, encoded by the coding sequence GTGAAAAATAAGTTGTTTCGTAGTTTAATCGTAAAGTTTATGCTAACTTTAATACTATTCTTTTTGATGTTGCCAGTGCAATCATTTGCTGAATCGAAAGTACCCATTAAGGAAAATAATCCAGAAGAGTACACTCAAGCTGAAGCTAGCATACCACAGCAAGATGTAACGGAAACAGAAAATAAAACCGATCCTAATGAAAAGGCACAAGCTGATGAACAACCAACGAATCACGAAACTACATATACAGAAAAAACAGCAGAGCTAACAAAGGAAAAAGCGTTCAAAGAAACAGAACTACAAGAATTAGAGAAAGAACAACCAACAAGTGTAACACATCCAAACGACAACAAATCCCAAGCTAATGTTGAATCTATTTCATCTTCCTCTGAAGAAAACTTCGAGTTAACCGTTATGCATATGAATGATACGCATGCCCATTTAGATAATATGCCAAACATGTACACTGCTATCAAAGAAATCCGTGAAGAAGGCAGCTCTCTGCTTTTACATGGTGGCGATGTTTTTTCTGGTACATTATATTTTAATGAATATAAAGGTCAAGCAGATCTAGCATTAATGAATTTAATGGGATTCGATGCAATGGTTTATGGTAACCATGAATTTGACTTAGGTTCACAAGAAGGAAATCATCAGTCATTAGCAGCATTCGTTAAAGGTGCGAACTTCCCTTTATTAGGAACAAATGTTGACTTTTCAAAAGACACTCATATGAAAAATCTTGTACATGCAACACCTGCTGTTGAAAATGCAACCGGTGGAAAAACGTATCATAGTATAGTGAAAAATATCGATGGTGAAAAGGTAGGTATTTTTGGATTAACTACAGAAGATACAGCAGCCATTTCCAGCCCAATGAATGTACAATTTAAAAATTATCTACAGTCAGCAAAAGAAGCAGTGAAACAATTGAAGGATGCAGGTATTAATAAAATCATTGCAGTAACTCATTTAGGCTATGATAGTAATCCAGCAGTAGGAAATGACTTAAACCTAGCAGAAGTTAACGGAATCGATGTTATTGTCGGTGGTCACTCTCATACTGCGCTACAACAGCCTGTTATCGTTACAAAAGATAATAACGGCAATGACAAAGATCCTACAGTAATTGTACAAGCTGGTCAATACGCCGAGAATTTAGGACGACTAGATGTGGTTTTCGATGAGGAAGGAGTCCTTCAAAAACATCAAGGTAAATTGATCCCTGTAAAAGAAAAACAAGCAGATCGTAAAATAAGTGAGGCACTAAAGCCATATAGCGATAAAATCGAATCCATTCGAAATGAACCAAGTGGAGCTATTGCTCTAAAAGACATCTCTAACCCACGGCAAGAAAAACCAGGGGATGACAGTGTTCGCGCAAATGAAACAGAACTTGGAAACTTAGTTACAGACGCGATGTTAGCTAAAGCAAAAGAAAAATTTCCCGAAACCGTTATCGCCCTGCAAAATGGCGGTGGTATCCGTGCCCCAATACATAAAGGTGAAATTACAGTTGGTGAAATCATTGAAATACTCCCATTCGGAAACGATCCCGTTGTAGCAAGTGTTACTGGTAGTGAACTGAAAGAAATTCTCGAACATAGTGTACGTCTGGCACCAGCTGAAAACGGGGGGTTTTTACACGTATCTGGTATGAAGTTTATGTATGACAGCAGCAAAAAAGCTGGAAATAGAGTGCTAAACATGGAAGTAAAAAAAGATGATACATACGTTCCAATTAACATGGAAGTAAAATATATAATAACAACAAACCAATTTACTGCTCAAGGTGGAGACGGGTTTGATACATTTGCCAAAATTTATGCCGCCGGACGAGTTAAAAATATCGGTGAAATCGATTGGCAGCAGCTTCGTGATTATATGGTTAATGAAAAGTATTTAAATAGAAAAGTGGATCCGATTCGTGAAGGACGAATTATCGATATCACTCGTAATGAAGTACCTGAAAGCCCGGAAGAACTTAAAAATCCAGAAAATCCTAATGAAACACCGACAACATCTGAAAATCCAAAGGACGCTAAACAACCAGTAAAACCTGATAACAAAGACGAAACTCCCGATAAAGCGAGTGATGACAAGCCGGGAGTAAAGGATGATAATAAAAAAGGTGGTAGCATGATGGTTAACAATACGATTAATAAAGGTATAGGAGGAAAACAGTTGCCGAATACCGCAACACCAATCTATACGACATTATTAATTGGCAGCTTACTAGTTATCATTGGTGCAGCTATCTTCATATATAGAAGATATAAATTAAAAGAACAGTAG